ACCTTGCAAAAAAATCAGACTAGGCATTTCAGTGCTTATCTTGTACTCCTATACAACTTCATAAGCATACTTAGCAATAGATAATTCCCTAGTGCAACATTCAGCACACAAGTGATGATAACATAAAAACAGGTGACCTGTCAATACCATTTGGGACCTCATATACAATCCTATCTTATCATCTTGGACAACTGCCCATGGGCTCATCAACTTTCAGAAGAAGCGATATGAAACCACGGCATCTTTTCCAGGATAGCACAAGCCGCCATCCTTTCAATACCACTATCAAATAGTATAAAAATCCTGAATGGAACTTCCAGGAAATAGGCTGCAGTAGCAAGGTTTCATCACCTCTAATTAATCTTTTTAACATGCAACAAACCACTCGTTAAGATCAAGCCATCAACAAGGAATCATCATCACAAAATTCTTGTGAGTCAAAACGAAGGATGAAAATAGAGCATCAAGGCTGTAACAATAAGCAATAAGATGGAAATATAGTTaagaatataatatatatttacattattattCCTTAATTGCCAGAGAATGAAACCATGATAAGGAGGAAGGATAGACACAATTGGGACTCCTAGCACACTAACCCAGACCTGAAGGAACCTACTGGCTGAAGTAAACTTGAAGACTCGGTTGCCACCATGAATAGAGATTAAATGGCCCTTCCATAACCTTCAATCAGATCTTGTTGATCTTCTCGGCTATCACAACAGGATTCTGCTTGGCAATCTGATCCCGGCCGGCCTTCTTGTAGTCGAAGGTGCAGTCGTGAGCTTCGGTATAACGGTGTGTTGAGCAGAAGGTACCTCCGCATCGGCACTGGAAGCCAGTCAGACCAACCTTCTTACGGCATGACAGGCATCGGTTGCTGGGTGGCTTTGGAGGCTCCTGTGCCGCTTGCTTATCCTCTACAGCTGCGGCAGGAACTTCATCTGGCTTTGCTGGCTCCAATGGTGTCTTCGAAGACGATGCTGGCGTAAATGCCTTCTTCTCCACTACTGGGGCAGCCATTGTCGTGACCTTCACAAAGTCCCTGTAGCACTTCGAACACATATTGTTCGTCATGCTACTGCCGAAGAAGCCACAGTTGTTTACACACAATATTGGGGCCTCCGGTGTGTGGACAGTCTCCTCAGACTCATTTTTCCAGCTTTCTTGTGCCATTGCTACCGGCAGGCTGTACGTGCAAAACAAATTATGAGTAAATGTGGATGAAAATTACATTTTTAGAATAGGAAATAAGTAAAACACCATATGCAAGAAAACAGGCTGCAAATGGGTGGGGGAACTAGGGATCGGTATCATGAAAAGGATCTGTACCATTTTCAGTTTCATTTAATTAGGTGATATAATCTGTTTTTTATTGTTTCAGCTCTCAAATTAATTTGcaaaagatatagcatgtatCAGCATTGCGCAGTAGGACAGCCAAATGTGTCACTGGATACATCCCAGGTTAACAAAATTCTAATAAATATTGTTCT
The window above is part of the Oryza sativa Japonica Group chromosome 7, ASM3414082v1 genome. Proteins encoded here:
- the LOC4342503 gene encoding zinc finger A20 and AN1 domain-containing stress-associated protein 9, with the protein product MAQESWKNESEETVHTPEAPILCVNNCGFFGSSMTNNMCSKCYRDFVKVTTMAAPVVEKKAFTPASSSKTPLEPAKPDEVPAAAVEDKQAAQEPPKPPSNRCLSCRKKVGLTGFQCRCGGTFCSTHRYTEAHDCTFDYKKAGRDQIAKQNPVVIAEKINKI
- the LOC4342503 gene encoding zinc finger A20 and AN1 domain-containing stress-associated protein 9 isoform X1, with protein sequence MICSYSRTIVARSFSLPVAMAQESWKNESEETVHTPEAPILCVNNCGFFGSSMTNNMCSKCYRDFVKVTTMAAPVVEKKAFTPASSSKTPLEPAKPDEVPAAAVEDKQAAQEPPKPPSNRCLSCRKKVGLTGFQCRCGGTFCSTHRYTEAHDCTFDYKKAGRDQIAKQNPVVIAEKINKI